From the genome of Oxyura jamaicensis isolate SHBP4307 breed ruddy duck chromosome 2, BPBGC_Ojam_1.0, whole genome shotgun sequence, one region includes:
- the ZC2HC1A gene encoding zinc finger C2HC domain-containing protein 1A, which produces MEGLEGEVTVQTGDLLPCRICGRTFFPAALKKHGPICQKTSAKKRKTFDSSRQRAEGTDIPTVKPLKPRPEPPKKPSNWRRKHEEFIATIRAAKGLNLKDGGKLPPPPPPSYDPDYIQCPYCQRRFNENAADRHINFCKEQAARITNKGKLAADTKGKLPTRTQYKPAAVKKAPSAGSTPSSSRLPQPSGVSKTVVGASSGKALSSSGSSGSKIQTLSPAHKNSLGMVNPQAGGVSKARTSTPPSVARTMSTGALPNKRKTSNSDSYSRPDGKIGYDSGDYSVNGGSSKSSEGNSPVQFSKFCHECGTRYPVEWAKFCCECGIRRMVV; this is translated from the exons gtgaGGTTACAGTGCAGACTGGAGATCTGTTGCCATGTAGGATTTGTGGAAGGActttctttccagcagcactg AAAAAGCATGGACCAATTTGCCAAAaaacttctgcaaagaaaaggaagacgTTTGATTCCAGCCGACAGAGAGCAGAAGGAACTGACATTCCCACAGTAAAACCTCTTAAGCCACGG CCAGAACCTCCCAAAAAACCATCCAATTGGAGAAGAAAGCACGAGGAGTTCATAGCAACTATCCGAGCAGCCAAAGGACTTAATCTTAAAGATGGTGGAAAACTCCCTCCACCACCTCCGCCATCTTATGACCCTG atTACATCCAGTGTCCATATTGTCAGAGGagatttaatgaaaatgcagcTGACAGACACATCAATTTCTGCAAGGAACAAGCAGCACGTATTACTAATAAGGGGAAACTGGCAGCTGATACCAAAGGGAAGCTTCCTACTAGAACACAG TACAAGCCTGCTGCAGTTAAGAAGGCGCCTTCTGCAGGATCAACACCATCATCGTCACGCTTACCACAGCCAAGTGGTGTTAGCAAAACAGTAGTAG GTGCCTCTTCAGGTAAAGCACTGTCTTCGTCCGGGTCCAGTGGGAGCAAAATTCAGACATTATCACCAGCTCATAAAAACTCACTGGGAATGGTGAACCCACAAGCAGG aGGTGTATCAAAAGCACGGACATCAACCCCTCCTAGTGTGGCAAGAACCATGAGTACGGGTGCTCtaccaaacaaaagaaaaacaagtaattcAGACAGTTACTCAAG gcctgATGGTAAAATAGGGTATGACAGTGGAGACTACTCAGTCAATGGTGGAAGTTCAAAAAGCAGTGAAGGAAATTCACCTGTACAGTTCTCTAAATTCTGCCATGAATGTGGAACAAGGTATCCAGTGGAATGGGCAAAGTTTTGCTGTGAGTGTGGAATTCGAAGAATGGTTGTGTGA